A genome region from Hevea brasiliensis isolate MT/VB/25A 57/8 chromosome 9, ASM3005281v1, whole genome shotgun sequence includes the following:
- the LOC110640740 gene encoding uncharacterized protein LOC110640740 isoform X2 — translation MWRRSAFPVEILLPNLTYFYFLLYEYYMLIIYLFQGNSDSDQSISDGEELNGDLVDNCFSLNANAEKERGFLLQSRMEILGMKDGSLGKEAGNLIHENQTSFFVGDEVEVPDFPNDGGLIFSQRKESKHHQNEEIISDDEDDYVLANSITSSDRKLNKDSNLHILRSEKQDEACTWSMISKEAEALNHLNEQSLSSFSAFSKANKSCQGVGDKVKLKFSLRIKSHKDGLFHPFIPEDENVTSSKALDAPEELEPIEDETIENSNLEFLEDFHGENGRPLKVAPADVEAIGNGLIEHSMAELLEGLRDRNVLQRGNSQMFRRTKGKRAQLMVKKNVSPLGDRVIDDEEKPEQVITGSSSDDEGNYQNLDLANPEMKRQSMADRFQEALAATSFSNDDGAHVAAAKLSGIGLFRKLQQVMQSEKERDANFLKKIQMGASPSDNAHSIVVKILSRYLDAKLTVCHCMFCKNVEVVLYTRNSNSTIMPRLETSLCYYLIGSSLFPFHPGIYGSQKLVDREREGTVIFSPRICSDVDLEVGNLICIHPPWKEVQVMGNDKSTILSTYFSNILV, via the exons ATGTGGCGACGAAGTGCTTTTCCAGTGGAAATCCTCCTTCCGAACCTAACTTATTTTTATTTCCTTCTTTATGAATACTACATGCTAATCATTTATCTGTTTCAGGGGAATTCAGATTCTGATCAGAGCATTTCTG ATGGTGAGGAATTAAATGGCGATTTGGTAGACAATTGCTTTTCTTTGAATGCGAATGCAGAGAAAGAG CGAGGATTCCTACTTCAGTCACGAATGGAGATACT AGGTATGAAAGATGGAAGTTTGGGAAAGGAAGCTGGAAATTTAATACATGAG AACCAAACAAGCTTCTTTGTTGGAGACGAGGTTGAAGTGCCTGATTTCCCCAATGATGGTGGCTTAATCTTTTCCCAAAGGAAGGAATCTAAACACCATCAAAATGAGGAAATCATATCTGATGATGAG GATGACTATGTACTTGCAAATTCCATTACATCTAGTGATAGGAAGCTCAATAAAGATAGTAATCTCCATATTTTAAGAAGTGAAAAACAAGATGAGGCATGCACATGGTCCATGATAAGTAAAGAAGCTGAGGCGTTAAACCATTTGAATGAACAATCTTTGTCTTCCTTTTCTGCCTTCTCCAAAGCAAACAAATCTTGTCAAG GTGTTGGAGACAAAGTAAAGCTAAAATTCTCTCTGCGTATAAAGTCACATAAAGATGGACTCTTTCATCCTTTTATTCCTGAGGATGAAAATGTTACGTCATCCAAGGCTCTTGATGCACCTGAAGAACTGgaaccaattgaggatgaaaccATAGAAAATTCAAACCTTGAGTTTCTTGAAGATTTTCATGGAGAAAATGGAAGGCCATTAAAAGTTGCACCTGCTGATGTAGAAGCCATTGGGAATGGACTCATTGAGCATTCAATGGCTGAGCTATTAGAGGGCCTTCGGGATAGGAATGTTCTTCAAAGAGGAAATTCTCAAATG TTTAGAAGAACAAAAGGAAAAAGGGCACAGCTCATGGTGAAGAAAAATGTATCACCATTGGGTGACAGAGTCATTGATGATGAAGAAAAACCTGAGCAAGTAATTACTGGGTCATCAAGTGATGATGAG GGCAATTATCAAAACCTAGATCTTGCAAACCCGGAGATGAAGAGGCAGAGTATGGCTGATCGATTTCAGGAAGCATTGGCTGCTACCTCTTTCAGCAATGACGATGGGGCCCATGTTGCAGCTGCCAAACTGTCAGG TATTGGATTGTTCAGGAAGTTACAGCAGGTCATGCAGAGTGAAAAGGAAAGAGATGCTAATTTTCTGAAAAAGATACAGATGGGAGCTAGCCCCAGTG ATAATGCACATTCTATAGTTGTAAAGATCCTTTCAAGATATTTGGATGCAAAGCTGACCGTTTGTCACTGCATGTTTTGCAAGAATGTAGAGGTTGTGCTCTATACTCGGAACAG CAATTCTACCATAATGCCCCGCTTGGAGACAAGCCTATGCTATTATCTTATTGGGAGCTCTCTGTTTCCTTTTCATCCAGGAATATAT GGCTCCCAAAAATTGGTAGATAGAGAAAGGGAAGGAACAGTTATATTTAGTCCAAGAATTTGCAGCGATGTTGATCTGGAAGTAGGGAACTTGATTTGTATTCATCCTCCATG GAAGGAGGTTCAAGTGATGGGGAATGACAAGAGCACTATCTTATCTACATATTTCTCCAACATTTTAGTGTGA
- the LOC110640740 gene encoding uncharacterized protein LOC110640740 isoform X4: MWRRSAFPVEILLPNLTYFYFLLYEYYMLIIYLFQGNSDSDQSISDGEELNGDLVDNCFSLNANAEKERGFLLQSRMEILRGMKDGSLGKEAGNLIHENQTSFFVGDEVEVPDFPNDGGLIFSQRKESKHHQNEEIISDDEDDYVLANSITSSDRKLNKDSNLHILRSEKQDEACTWSMISKEAEALNHLNEQSLSSFSAFSKANKSCQGVGDKVKLKFSLRIKSHKDGLFHPFIPEDENVTSSKALDAPEELEPIEDETIENSNLEFLEDFHGENGRPLKVAPADVEAIGNGLIEHSMAELLEGLRDRNVLQRGNSQMFRRTKGKRAQLMVKKNVSPLGDRVIDDEEKPEQVITGSSSDDEGNYQNLDLANPEMKRQSMADRFQEALAATSFSNDDGAHVAAAKLSGIGLFRKLQQVMQSEKERDANFLKKIQMGASPSDNAHSIVVKILSRYLDAKLTVCHCMFCKNVEGSQKLVDREREGTVIFSPRICSDVDLEVGNLICIHPPWKEVQVMGNDKSTILSTYFSNILV, encoded by the exons ATGTGGCGACGAAGTGCTTTTCCAGTGGAAATCCTCCTTCCGAACCTAACTTATTTTTATTTCCTTCTTTATGAATACTACATGCTAATCATTTATCTGTTTCAGGGGAATTCAGATTCTGATCAGAGCATTTCTG ATGGTGAGGAATTAAATGGCGATTTGGTAGACAATTGCTTTTCTTTGAATGCGAATGCAGAGAAAGAG CGAGGATTCCTACTTCAGTCACGAATGGAGATACTTAGAG GTATGAAAGATGGAAGTTTGGGAAAGGAAGCTGGAAATTTAATACATGAG AACCAAACAAGCTTCTTTGTTGGAGACGAGGTTGAAGTGCCTGATTTCCCCAATGATGGTGGCTTAATCTTTTCCCAAAGGAAGGAATCTAAACACCATCAAAATGAGGAAATCATATCTGATGATGAG GATGACTATGTACTTGCAAATTCCATTACATCTAGTGATAGGAAGCTCAATAAAGATAGTAATCTCCATATTTTAAGAAGTGAAAAACAAGATGAGGCATGCACATGGTCCATGATAAGTAAAGAAGCTGAGGCGTTAAACCATTTGAATGAACAATCTTTGTCTTCCTTTTCTGCCTTCTCCAAAGCAAACAAATCTTGTCAAG GTGTTGGAGACAAAGTAAAGCTAAAATTCTCTCTGCGTATAAAGTCACATAAAGATGGACTCTTTCATCCTTTTATTCCTGAGGATGAAAATGTTACGTCATCCAAGGCTCTTGATGCACCTGAAGAACTGgaaccaattgaggatgaaaccATAGAAAATTCAAACCTTGAGTTTCTTGAAGATTTTCATGGAGAAAATGGAAGGCCATTAAAAGTTGCACCTGCTGATGTAGAAGCCATTGGGAATGGACTCATTGAGCATTCAATGGCTGAGCTATTAGAGGGCCTTCGGGATAGGAATGTTCTTCAAAGAGGAAATTCTCAAATG TTTAGAAGAACAAAAGGAAAAAGGGCACAGCTCATGGTGAAGAAAAATGTATCACCATTGGGTGACAGAGTCATTGATGATGAAGAAAAACCTGAGCAAGTAATTACTGGGTCATCAAGTGATGATGAG GGCAATTATCAAAACCTAGATCTTGCAAACCCGGAGATGAAGAGGCAGAGTATGGCTGATCGATTTCAGGAAGCATTGGCTGCTACCTCTTTCAGCAATGACGATGGGGCCCATGTTGCAGCTGCCAAACTGTCAGG TATTGGATTGTTCAGGAAGTTACAGCAGGTCATGCAGAGTGAAAAGGAAAGAGATGCTAATTTTCTGAAAAAGATACAGATGGGAGCTAGCCCCAGTG ATAATGCACATTCTATAGTTGTAAAGATCCTTTCAAGATATTTGGATGCAAAGCTGACCGTTTGTCACTGCATGTTTTGCAAGAATGTAGAG GGCTCCCAAAAATTGGTAGATAGAGAAAGGGAAGGAACAGTTATATTTAGTCCAAGAATTTGCAGCGATGTTGATCTGGAAGTAGGGAACTTGATTTGTATTCATCCTCCATG GAAGGAGGTTCAAGTGATGGGGAATGACAAGAGCACTATCTTATCTACATATTTCTCCAACATTTTAGTGTGA
- the LOC110640740 gene encoding uncharacterized protein LOC110640740 isoform X5 has translation MWRRSAFPVEILLPNLTYFYFLLYEYYMLIIYLFQGNSDSDQSISDGEELNGDLVDNCFSLNANAEKERGFLLQSRMEILRGMKDGSLGKEAGNLIHENQTSFFVGDEVEVPDFPNDGGLIFSQRKESKHHQNEEIISDDEDDYVLANSITSSDRKLNKDSNLHILRSEKQDEACTWSMISKEAEALNHLNEQSLSSFSAFSKANKSCQGVGDKVKLKFSLRIKSHKDGLFHPFIPEDENVTSSKALDAPEELEPIEDETIENSNLEFLEDFHGENGRPLKVAPADVEAIGNGLIEHSMAELLEGLRDRNVLQRGNSQMFRRTKGKRAQLMVKKNVSPLGDRVIDDEEKPEQVITGSSSDDEGNYQNLDLANPEMKRQSMADRFQEALAATSFSNDDGAHVAAAKLSGIGLFRKLQQVMQSEKERDANFLKKIQMGASPSDNAHSIVVKILSRYLDAKLTVCHCMFCKNVEQFYHNAPLGDKPMLLSYWELSVSFSSRNIWLPKIGR, from the exons ATGTGGCGACGAAGTGCTTTTCCAGTGGAAATCCTCCTTCCGAACCTAACTTATTTTTATTTCCTTCTTTATGAATACTACATGCTAATCATTTATCTGTTTCAGGGGAATTCAGATTCTGATCAGAGCATTTCTG ATGGTGAGGAATTAAATGGCGATTTGGTAGACAATTGCTTTTCTTTGAATGCGAATGCAGAGAAAGAG CGAGGATTCCTACTTCAGTCACGAATGGAGATACTTAGAG GTATGAAAGATGGAAGTTTGGGAAAGGAAGCTGGAAATTTAATACATGAG AACCAAACAAGCTTCTTTGTTGGAGACGAGGTTGAAGTGCCTGATTTCCCCAATGATGGTGGCTTAATCTTTTCCCAAAGGAAGGAATCTAAACACCATCAAAATGAGGAAATCATATCTGATGATGAG GATGACTATGTACTTGCAAATTCCATTACATCTAGTGATAGGAAGCTCAATAAAGATAGTAATCTCCATATTTTAAGAAGTGAAAAACAAGATGAGGCATGCACATGGTCCATGATAAGTAAAGAAGCTGAGGCGTTAAACCATTTGAATGAACAATCTTTGTCTTCCTTTTCTGCCTTCTCCAAAGCAAACAAATCTTGTCAAG GTGTTGGAGACAAAGTAAAGCTAAAATTCTCTCTGCGTATAAAGTCACATAAAGATGGACTCTTTCATCCTTTTATTCCTGAGGATGAAAATGTTACGTCATCCAAGGCTCTTGATGCACCTGAAGAACTGgaaccaattgaggatgaaaccATAGAAAATTCAAACCTTGAGTTTCTTGAAGATTTTCATGGAGAAAATGGAAGGCCATTAAAAGTTGCACCTGCTGATGTAGAAGCCATTGGGAATGGACTCATTGAGCATTCAATGGCTGAGCTATTAGAGGGCCTTCGGGATAGGAATGTTCTTCAAAGAGGAAATTCTCAAATG TTTAGAAGAACAAAAGGAAAAAGGGCACAGCTCATGGTGAAGAAAAATGTATCACCATTGGGTGACAGAGTCATTGATGATGAAGAAAAACCTGAGCAAGTAATTACTGGGTCATCAAGTGATGATGAG GGCAATTATCAAAACCTAGATCTTGCAAACCCGGAGATGAAGAGGCAGAGTATGGCTGATCGATTTCAGGAAGCATTGGCTGCTACCTCTTTCAGCAATGACGATGGGGCCCATGTTGCAGCTGCCAAACTGTCAGG TATTGGATTGTTCAGGAAGTTACAGCAGGTCATGCAGAGTGAAAAGGAAAGAGATGCTAATTTTCTGAAAAAGATACAGATGGGAGCTAGCCCCAGTG ATAATGCACATTCTATAGTTGTAAAGATCCTTTCAAGATATTTGGATGCAAAGCTGACCGTTTGTCACTGCATGTTTTGCAAGAATGTAGAG CAATTCTACCATAATGCCCCGCTTGGAGACAAGCCTATGCTATTATCTTATTGGGAGCTCTCTGTTTCCTTTTCATCCAGGAATATAT GGCTCCCAAAAATTGGTAGATAG
- the LOC110640740 gene encoding uncharacterized protein LOC110640740 isoform X10, producing the protein MWRRSAFPVEILLPNLTYFYFLLYEYYMLIIYLFQGNSDSDQSISDGEELNGDLVDNCFSLNANAEKERGFLLQSRMEILRGMKDGSLGKEAGNLIHENQTSFFVGDEVEVPDFPNDGGLIFSQRKESKHHQNEEIISDDEDDYVLANSITSSDRKLNKDSNLHILRSEKQDEACTWSMISKEAEALNHLNEQSLSSFSAFSKANKSCQGVGDKVKLKFSLRIKSHKDGLFHPFIPEDENVTSSKALDAPEELEPIEDETIENSNLEFLEDFHGENGRPLKVAPADVEAIGNGLIEHSMAELLEGLRDRNVLQRGNSQMFRRTKGKRAQLMVKKNVSPLGDRVIDDEEKPEQVITGSSSDDEGNYQNLDLANPEMKRQSMADRFQEALAATSFSNDDGAHVAAAKLSGIGLFRKLQQVMQSEKERDANFLKKIQMGASPSGLPKIGR; encoded by the exons ATGTGGCGACGAAGTGCTTTTCCAGTGGAAATCCTCCTTCCGAACCTAACTTATTTTTATTTCCTTCTTTATGAATACTACATGCTAATCATTTATCTGTTTCAGGGGAATTCAGATTCTGATCAGAGCATTTCTG ATGGTGAGGAATTAAATGGCGATTTGGTAGACAATTGCTTTTCTTTGAATGCGAATGCAGAGAAAGAG CGAGGATTCCTACTTCAGTCACGAATGGAGATACTTAGAG GTATGAAAGATGGAAGTTTGGGAAAGGAAGCTGGAAATTTAATACATGAG AACCAAACAAGCTTCTTTGTTGGAGACGAGGTTGAAGTGCCTGATTTCCCCAATGATGGTGGCTTAATCTTTTCCCAAAGGAAGGAATCTAAACACCATCAAAATGAGGAAATCATATCTGATGATGAG GATGACTATGTACTTGCAAATTCCATTACATCTAGTGATAGGAAGCTCAATAAAGATAGTAATCTCCATATTTTAAGAAGTGAAAAACAAGATGAGGCATGCACATGGTCCATGATAAGTAAAGAAGCTGAGGCGTTAAACCATTTGAATGAACAATCTTTGTCTTCCTTTTCTGCCTTCTCCAAAGCAAACAAATCTTGTCAAG GTGTTGGAGACAAAGTAAAGCTAAAATTCTCTCTGCGTATAAAGTCACATAAAGATGGACTCTTTCATCCTTTTATTCCTGAGGATGAAAATGTTACGTCATCCAAGGCTCTTGATGCACCTGAAGAACTGgaaccaattgaggatgaaaccATAGAAAATTCAAACCTTGAGTTTCTTGAAGATTTTCATGGAGAAAATGGAAGGCCATTAAAAGTTGCACCTGCTGATGTAGAAGCCATTGGGAATGGACTCATTGAGCATTCAATGGCTGAGCTATTAGAGGGCCTTCGGGATAGGAATGTTCTTCAAAGAGGAAATTCTCAAATG TTTAGAAGAACAAAAGGAAAAAGGGCACAGCTCATGGTGAAGAAAAATGTATCACCATTGGGTGACAGAGTCATTGATGATGAAGAAAAACCTGAGCAAGTAATTACTGGGTCATCAAGTGATGATGAG GGCAATTATCAAAACCTAGATCTTGCAAACCCGGAGATGAAGAGGCAGAGTATGGCTGATCGATTTCAGGAAGCATTGGCTGCTACCTCTTTCAGCAATGACGATGGGGCCCATGTTGCAGCTGCCAAACTGTCAGG TATTGGATTGTTCAGGAAGTTACAGCAGGTCATGCAGAGTGAAAAGGAAAGAGATGCTAATTTTCTGAAAAAGATACAGATGGGAGCTAGCCCCAGTG GGCTCCCAAAAATTGGTAGATAG